TTGGTGGCGTAAAAGTTGGACGTATTGATGGCCAGTTCATCATTAACCCAACGATTGCACAGCTTGAAATCAGTGAACTTGAACTGGTGGTTGCAGGAACCAAGGATGCCATCATGATGGTTGAGGCTGAAGCAAACGAATTACCGGAAGAAGTGATGCTCGAAGCAATCATGTTCGGACATGACGAGATCAAAAACATTGTTGCGGTAATCGAACAACTCGTGCAAGTCGCTGGTAAGGAAAAAATGGCTGTTAAGTTGCATGCCGTTAATGCTGAAGTCAACAGCAGTGTGCGTGATTTCGCAAGTGCTCGTCTGGTTGAAGCCGTTAAAATTGCCGAGAAGCATGCTCGTCAAGATGCAATCGATGTAGTGAATGACGAAACTGTTGCTCACTTTGAAGAGAAATATATTGAAAGTCCTGAATTGCTTAAAGACGTGAAGGAAGTTCTGCACGATATCGTTAAAGAAGAAGTGCGCCGTCTGATTACGCATGATAAAGTTCGTCCAGATGGACGTGGACTTGCTGAGATTCGTCCAATCGAATGTGATACTTCCCTGCTGCCACGTACGCACGGTTCAGGTTTGTTCACACGTGGTCAAACGCAAGCACTTAGCATCTGTACACTTGGTGCACTTGGCGATGTTCAGATTTTGGACGGAATTAGCCTTGAAGAAACGAAACGTTTCATGCATCACTATAACTTCCCACCATTCAGCGTAGGTGAAGCTCGTCCATTGCGTGCTCCAGGCCGTCGCGAAATCGGACATGGTGCTCTGGGTGAGCGTGCGCTTTCCAAAGTAATCCCTTCCGAAACAGACTTCCCATACACGATTCGTCTGGTATCAGAAGTTCTGGAATCCAACGGTTCAACTTCCCAGGCAAGTATCTGTGCCAGCACACTAGCTATGATGGATGCAGGAGTACCAATTAAAGCTCCAGTTGCGGGTGTAGCTATGGGTCTGATCAAAGACGGAGATCATGTATCCATTCTGAGTGATATCCAAGGTATGGAGGATCACCTCGGTGACATGGACTTCAAAGTAGCCGGAACACCTGAAGGTGTAACCGCGATTCAAA
The window above is part of the Paenibacillus sp. 1781tsa1 genome. Proteins encoded here:
- the pnp gene encoding polyribonucleotide nucleotidyltransferase — encoded protein: MEQRVEMQLGGRKLTLETGRLAKQANAAVKVTYGDTVVLCTVTASSEPKDLDFFPLTVNYEERLYAVGKIPGGFIKREGRPSEKAILSSRLTDRPIRPLFPEGFRNDVQVLNIVMSVDQDCEPQIAAMIGTSAALSISDVPFSGPIGGVKVGRIDGQFIINPTIAQLEISELELVVAGTKDAIMMVEAEANELPEEVMLEAIMFGHDEIKNIVAVIEQLVQVAGKEKMAVKLHAVNAEVNSSVRDFASARLVEAVKIAEKHARQDAIDVVNDETVAHFEEKYIESPELLKDVKEVLHDIVKEEVRRLITHDKVRPDGRGLAEIRPIECDTSLLPRTHGSGLFTRGQTQALSICTLGALGDVQILDGISLEETKRFMHHYNFPPFSVGEARPLRAPGRREIGHGALGERALSKVIPSETDFPYTIRLVSEVLESNGSTSQASICASTLAMMDAGVPIKAPVAGVAMGLIKDGDHVSILSDIQGMEDHLGDMDFKVAGTPEGVTAIQMDIKIDGIDRQILSEALAQAKEGRLHILSKMTEVMNTPREQLSQYAPKITTMHINPDKIRDVIGAGGKIINKIIEETGVKIDIEQDGRVFIASSNQEMNDKAKAIIEGIVREVLVGEIYVGKVKRVEKFGAFVEVLPNKEGLVHISQLSTERVAKVEDVVAIGDSITVKVTEIDPQGRINLSRKAVLTTEAPAQS